The following nucleotide sequence is from Cydia splendana chromosome 11, ilCydSple1.2, whole genome shotgun sequence.
TTTGTTGAGAAAAATTATATTCTCTCAGTTCAGGTTGAATTAGTGTTTTGTAAATGGTTGATTGCTTGTTTGGAAGAATCCAGGTAAACctgtgtaattatttatttatcttgtgaaatgaaatatttatgATTAATTTTGCAAAATAAATACCAAAAGCGTGCGtctgataaatattttttcttcgtCGTTTTGTGTTGTTTagtacagtcacttgcaataatatgttacacttcgaaggccgcaaaaaaatgtgacacgctcttatggctctacaaatacgaccgtgtcagatatttttgcggccttcgttatgtaacatattatagggatgtttcctgtacttaaaataaattatttcaaaccgtgcacgaaataaagcaccagataattattagaaaaacatagatagcagctaATTTTAAACtcaatttgtatttaataaatcggattgaaatataaaaagtaggtgagcgTCACTACATTCgctttcatataaattccatattagcaaatcgttttgacagttctaaaaaagaagctgatttgactagtaggaatgtagcatattgcaggtgactgtacctatatagaTTATGTAGGTGTCGTGGCCAGATCACATTGTgatcattttattgaaatgatTGCCACAACATGAAATTAccaattgtaaaatataaccACGATATTGGTACAATTTTTAGTGTCTTATACAAAACTCTGTTCAATGGgcactagttttcgttgctagaaTATGACAAAGAAATTAGAGTGAGTAGgtagaagttttacatacaaaacatcTACCTACTCTctctctattttctttgtaagCTCTCTCTTCTTTGTATAACAATTTTAACAACTTTCTTTGCTAATATCAGACAATATGTAAAATGTCTTCTTGAAATGAGGTGGTAACTTCGATTgcatgggagcggctttttggcgTCAGGTTTGTGTGGACCTTAATAATGGGATCACTTTAGTCTTGCGGATTTATTGACTGTGTCCTGCGTTGTGTAGTTGTATCATCTAATCCTACTAATGTTTTTGATGTGAAAACTAGTAGGTATCTTAggccctgagggcctaccgagaaccacgtgttgcctccctgtcacacttatgtacgaatttacaagtgcgacagagaagcaTCACGTCCAATgtcgttcgcggtagaccctctgtttTCTCATTGATTAGTGATAAGTGCGAGTTCACACATTTGCTACTTTACTGTTACTTAtaaagtcggaccaagctaattCTGCATCGCAATGACAGTGTggaaatgtcatcattaatgtcaaatttcttaaaatataacgtttataatgacacttctTTCACTTTATTCTATTGAattcggtgcaaagttagctttgACGGACTCTATAGTCAGTCAAGCGGTATCGTATTGGGTCATCctattcgtttttcgtcaagttcttaaattagtcctattctgctttcgtcactcattctacattgaaagccaccgacgattgtgacgaatgtagaatgagtgacgaaatcagaataggactaatttaagaacttgaccaaaaacgaatgggacgacccaagacgatacctgtcaagtcatttccgtcagtagaaaaaagcggcataggacctaaagtatggaaaatgtggtttcagttaaatggCCTGGGATTTTGATACGTTATAGACTAGATTTCAGTGCCCCGAACAAAAGTCTCTATGGTTACTAGGTATCTATTCAATATACTTGTACTCTATGCTAGGTACCACTGTTTCGAAGTCCCTTTCAAAGTTTTGACTGATTTTTAATTTCCTGGAAGATCAGATTACAAaaacgataaaataaaaatataaggaTAAAATGAAGGAAAAACAGCGTTAGAGGTTCAATATGATCAAtctatatttacatatttatatgatACAATTATAATGAATCATATTTTTTACAATTGATGTTACTTTTGACTTAGGTATAGGTAGTTCAGGCAATACATTTAGCGATTACTATTCGCACAGTCCAGTTTATAGTTTAATAATTCCGTACTCGGGTGTTTCACGTTTTGTTGATGTCGTGCATAACCGAGGTATACCATACGACGCTGGCAACAACAATCTATAGGgtccgtgcgcgttggagggtctgccatcttgtggcctgaatcagaaatatatgtgcacatgtacagtcagcaataatattcgcttagcacctttgcatacACACTTCTATGCTGgggggtaccttttctctgcagctgcaGCTCACTGTatattgccaaagcaagtgctaccatctaccgttctcgtcggtacgtttccttgtgcaaagtaggttctgccatcttgtgggctacatcggaagcataaacgacacatttacgcgtcgcgccaaaaatctgacggctcctatgctacgcCCTATAGTTCATGAACGGGGCCTATAGGATTCACTTCGCGACATCAAGGTGAATTTGAGCACAATTATTTAGAATAGAATTGAATAGAATAGTTCTGTTAATCTAAATGaatttttgtattatattatttttgtgctataagctaaataaatatatcttattcttattctataGTTCTTCCAGTTTTGCACATACAGTAATAGGCCAAAATCGTCTCGTCTTCCTCTAAATTTCGTGTTTGTCAGTTGTCATGGTCGTCAAATTGACATTGCAGTTATTTTATCTTTCTTTGAATGGCCTGCTTATCGCAAAGTAGATTCCAACTAATGTCAATCGTTTAAATAAATAGGAATTGGAACttatttaagtattaattaatacttTGTTATCTGGAACAAAATTAGTCAAAATTTTAAAAGGGACTCGGAAACAGTGTAGATactcatagagttagaccaagaaaagtctgcagctattttgatagcccacccagtggaagtgttattttaaacgtcaaacttctatgaaaatatgacgtataaataacacttccactgcgtgggctatcaaaatcgctgcagacttttcttggtctaactgtagaGACTTTTGTTCGGGGCACTGAAATCTATGACGTATCAAAATCCCAGGccatttaactgaaaccacatttttCATTCTTTAGGTCCGGGGTCCTAAAATGtgggcgcgaagggttatcgtcccatagaaaatttgaatttcgtgcctttttctactgacgaagTTGTTTGACAGGCTATAattgaggagtgtcttttcaaaatgaccttttttgtatgGTGTCCATAGAAAAATAAGCCCTTGTGAAAAGACTCCTCAGTTTTATTATCTAATCATACTAATGTTTTTACCCcctcataaacgtttactaaagttgacaagcctataataatcgtaaaataaaatttactccatgttcgagtcgaaagtgtctttgtgtgacgtccgtgaactcgttcgtcgtttgaacggaccaatcacggcacgggatctcgctaacctcgtcccgcgcacccccgcatttttggcagcatcggttgcatgaaataattgctctaaactacgtctagaggattcctagtctatggtatAGGTAGTTGTGTAAAATTAGATAAAAACAGTTACTTTAAGCTTGTttttttaacaagtttaaaGGAACTAGGTTAACGTTAGCACACTCTGCGTGCGGGACGTCACTATAATACGCGCATAGCGTTGTCTTGTTCAAATTtcggagcgacgtgcgaatcCGACGCAGTGTGCCATGCCCCTTATACCTACTAATGTTTCTTAAAATTTCCACCATAATATTATCTACATTATTTTTTTCCCAATTTCCCATTCAGCCTTGTTACGGCAAAACAGCGGTAGATAGGAAATATGTAGACATAATAAGATTCCCTATTTTGCCGTAATAGGGCAGCATTGGACTTATTGTATAGGtcggtagagttagaccaagaaaagtctgcaacgattttgatagcacattttttttatccgTTTGGATACGTTTTCATTACAATCTACTATGGCCGTAACAAAACTGACaaaagaaatgtacttttggggacacttttttgtGGTATTAGGATCATAACAGCTCAGGATTCTAAATGGAAATAAGatgaaaaatctaaaatgcaaaTTGGGGATACAACTTTAATAGAAAATGTCCTCTTGACGACAGCGAACGATTTTGAGTTCCATTTATTGTAGattaggtattaatattgtaacaTCAGGACCAAAATGGGGATGCGGTAAAACTTACCGATTTATGCACTGGTGCTGATTTTACTACGGATTTTGAACGGCGGCACTTTATTATGGTCGTACGAACTATAGGGATCCCTTtgatgatgatatcctgttatccctcatcagggacatagggctctcagatGGGATTTCCATTCTTCGCGGTCCAACGCGGCCTCTTCCAGCTCCGCCCAGCCGAGGCCAACTGATGCCGCCTCTTTTTCCACTGTGCGCCTCCAGGTGGTACGTGGGCGACCTTGTCCTCTTTTTCCGGGAATTTTCCAGGTCAGCCCTTGCTTGGATAGGTGATTGTTTGGCCTTCGTAAAACATGTCCTATCCAGCGCCATTTCCGCAGAAGGGATCCCTttagtttatataatttttaattttcttctgCACTCAATATCGTAgcgaattttattttacatgtaTTACGTGGCGCAAACACAAACAGTAACATTGAACGTCGGAACTGttaaagaattaaaaaaaaatcttttacatTTTGTCGGATTACTTTGATTATGATAATATTCAACGTGTATACACATATTTACAGTGAATGTTAATAAACGTAAATAATAAATCCTTTCAAAATGGGAAACCTTTTGCAAGTGGGCGTTTGTTTCAATGAAATGAATAGGTATATTCCATTTTGTTTTTGTTGATGAAAACTCATTGAATTTCTTACGTATTAACTTATATTTACCGTCtgtgaaacaaaataaaaacaattagcTTGTTTGTGCGACTCATGTCTAGCTAGTCATTAATTATATAGCTTTATtagttattgataaaatatagtAATATGCCCCCTCTAAAAACTTGGAAAGGAAAGTATAAAGAAGTAACAAAAATCAGGCTAATCGCTTTAATGTCACttgaaaaataacaaaaattaaGCTTTCAAATGCAACTCGGGCGCATATTTGAAAATGCATGTAGTTATTTCGTTGCCAAGCTCGCACGGCGTCGATTCCACGTGGTTTACCTGCAATCATGTTTCAAATTATATTAGGGTGTATTAGTTTAACCCGAGAATAGTATTAACCCTTTTTtgcatgattttttatttttgctcgAAATGAATATATGTGTCACGTAATTGTTTACTGATTCtgggaaaaataataacatcaatttTAACTGCGAAATCAGTTTTAGAAATTGAATAGGCTAATTTATATttgtgtaaatatatatattttttaagagatacataaaaaaatcataccatcagaaaggtacactatttgtggtatatgtacatatgataaagtttttaaatataaaacaattacaaaccccgaaaaaaaggcccaaaatcacatactaaaaatcatcaactgggtttttccaagttttccgacatttcgtcttaaaacaaatttaatttatataaattaaaatactgcgtataaatatataaagtatatgtaaaaaatcagaaaatggattagtGCTGAAAGTTGAcagtcttaaaaataaatatcaatcacCTCCGAAAGCACCTTTATTTCTTAGGACAATTTTATGATGGAAATTTCCATCTCCATGCAAAGAagggttaataaataaaatgttacctAAAAGTAGCTAAAATCAacctatgtatacatatattgtttagcagtggcgtgcacttcataaaggcaaaaaggcactgcctaccctactataattccgatgtctatcctcttaaactacttaatttaatttatacctgatcgtactatcagtaatcgatataacttaaaacattctaaaaattaataagcgctccatctaccggttaagctttgtcatcaagtcatcatctataataattctacgcgacgaagtttacaccacgcggcactagcgccgctacgtgccttgcacggcaaagacagaaaacatttccgtctaaatctttctatgtgtgcctccccgtgagtcgtcgttacgcggttacagtgtagtgggccttcctataagtacgagcacacaattatacaagtaacgcacacatttagacgcaataggcagtgtctttcgtaccaaatataaacgaatgacgcccgaaagtttccgaatagttccgatgtttacgtgactattttaaaaagtagcatttgctatggtaatttagtgcaaaaacgagactattttttttattcgtttaaagtatttggttaagtttatttacattttttattcggtcgccattgtttgtttgttttggtgagtttatgagataacagttaacagttgccggaaattataaagtgcgattagtgaaaaaatggataattttatctgtgaaagttgtgggtgtgggtgtgggtgtgtgtgtgtgcaaactattaaaaatgatgcgttttcgaagctttcgtttagccaaaaaaagaagtaattgaaaagacttgacaacaaaatgaaaaccatcacgcaatttttttggtgagttagtagctctcattttttaaggttccgtacccaaagggtaaaacgggactctattactaagactctgctgtccttccgtccgtccgtctgtcatcaggctgtatctcacgaaccgtgatagctagacagttgaaattttcacagatgtatttctgttgccgctataacaacaaacactaaaaacagaataaaataaagatttaagtggggctcccatacaacaaacgtgatttttgaccgaagttaagcaacgtagggcggggtcagtacttggatgggtgaccgttttttttttttgcctttttttgcattatggtacggaacccttcgtgcgcgagtccgactcgcacttgcccggttttctgatataattttgcctacccagtcccaaatctctgtgcacgctACTGTTGTTTAGGCTAGCAGGCCAATCCGAACGTACACTGACGTCAGATTGACATCATTCAGATATTATTCTGATGTCAGTTGGTGACCACCAAGGTCCGGCCTCTACAGGAAGGGTCCCATTCCCATAAGGCTGCGTTTCCCCTTTCAAGTAAATAGTATATTGAAATTCAACTTTTTGCAGGCTTATTTTGActgatgtacctacataataatcaATAGGTGGAAAATtataatgtacagtcacctgcaataatatgttacacaacgaaggcggcaaaaatatctgacacgatcttatttgtagagccataagagcgtgtcacatatttttgcggccttcgaagagtaacatattattgcaggtgactgtaggtATTTTATTCTCCAAATGTGAAAACAAATCACAATCTGCTTTTAATGACCCAAATTTTGCGAAAATTATCTATGCACAACTTAAAAACTAATTGACCTTATAAATTGACATGAAAACAAGGTCACACACCCGTCATTtgtgtttatttttctttcatacAAACGGCGAAAATATAATTTCCATCGATATAGTTTAATATGCCTGACTCTCAcggatataatatattatattaaactagcgacccgccccggcttcgcacgggttagattagattagatatatttatttcttaaagaaAAAGACACAGTATTTTACACAAAAGGATAAAACAAAGGCTTTCACTAAAAGATTGTCAACTTAACATTAAGATTACAACaagaaattatacacctaaaccttcctcaagaatcattctATTGATGGGTGCGGTTTTCGCATGAAAATcttttcagtagtttttgaatttatcgcgaacataaaatagtacattgtgcaacgtggggggtaAGCGAGATTTTGGAAACGAGGTATATAACTCCCGACAGCCGCAGGCTGGAGGGAGTTAAAGACTCGAGTTTACAATAtgcttacccccggagttacacacaatgtttttcatcacatttgcgaagaaaaaactaaattttaagcgaaataattcttaaatacggtgacatttcaaacattcgtccgccatattgtcttgTTTTGGCAGGTTAGGATTCGAAGGCACAGACCCACCCGGATTCAGCCATAatcgaaaattgtgtaaaaaataatttaaacggctattaaattaataaaattaaatatttttaaacatacacataaaaaataatttataaacgtcagtattttcaatgtaactcatttaaaactacttttttcgtataaattactgacataattaaaaaaaaagccataactcactcgtgagttatagcttttttttttcaaaatctataactcccgcgggaacaatataggcctttgtccttcagtacacctgcatgaaataagatctttttcgaacaagtgtgatgaaaatacacaaacgCACAAACAGAccgacgcggcgggggactttgttttataaggtttagtgataTATATACAGTTTTATGTGTATGATATATGTTTTTAAATTATCTCCAGAATACCTCTCTCTTACCTCTACCTCTTTACCTCTTACCTCTTTGTCGCAGTTTTCCGACACGGTTTTCATGTGTTCCATCTTCTTTTTGTTTCTAAACACGAGGGGTGTGACTGCCGCCATGAAACCATTCTTGGAATATTTATTGTTCTTCACCACGCCTATCTAtaaatttaaaacgatatttttattacaaacttATCATAAAGAGACCCTACGTTTGTTCCCCTAGTtttaatagggatgatgacacattgTATAAATTGATGATTTTCTTCGTGTAATTTgtgttgttttaaataaaaatccgAAATTTATATAAAAGAGCGACTAATTTTATTTCCATGACAATAATGCGTGACACAATTATTTTTgattattaaaattcaaaattatgtcattatcacatatgtaggtacattacaaACGTAAAAAGGTTGCAATCTGAACACACATGTTggattttataacaaaatctagtaaaattcatatcaaatgagcaatttagcacaataatgtggatattaaagtaaaatatggaaataatacaaaaaaaaatacaggaccTTCAAAATTTTAATTCTCTTTTAATTTTCTAAACAGGAAATAAGTAATATAAGGATAGTGTTTATTCATGAGAATAATATTGTACTTTTGTATATGCTGTTAGTTACTTTAAACTTTTAAACGAATATGCAATAACCCACCAGGGTTGCCTACACCTTAGTTTGGCACTTTTAAAGGATCACCTTTTAAATGTCGGCGGCCGCGCCATTGCAAAAATGAGTTAGCAGTTTTTGGTTTTCAATGAAGTTAGATACTAAAGTGACTGAACTTTATCACTTTTtgggtaggtaggtaaggtaggtacctaccttttcCAACAAGCACTTGAGGATGCAAGCAGCCTTCTCGGGATAGGGCGGGTCTTTCCGGAGATACTCGAGATCTTTCTCCGTCGCGTTTACTTTGGTCATGCAAGACCGCGCAGTGCTGATCAGGGTCTTGCGCACCACCGTTGTGAATGGGTTCTCTGTTAACAAATATGATATCGAATTAAGTATGtgtttttataacaataaaagggatattattacaattaaaagTTGTTGTAGTCGTGTCTTGTTTTAAAGTtgatttcaaatcaaaaacacactaattttaatttttaacaagcagaaacgtctgcgaacgatgctattaagcttagaataaatttaaaagtggaaaaattactgtcttgggtgagacttgaactcacggcctctggattgatactccagcgctctgccatctgagccaccaagacctcatccatagccagcaaacctttccaccatattataggtcaaggggaccatagcgacatctaccgcaagagtgttacacttcttaaacggctaccggtgagttcaagtctcacccaagacagtaatttttccacttttaaatttattctaagtcAAAAACACACTGTCTAGAAATTTAGTTTGGCACTTAAATTGTCAGAAACGTATTCTTCCAAGAGCAGTGGTTTGAAACAGTACGGAACTGATCAGAGTTTTTTTTCgtctatttttaaagttatcgGTCCTCGTTTCCAGTACGGGCCGCCTACAACTCTTATTatttactttgttttatattttgcaaTTTCATCAATATTGATTACTGTTATCATGtagtataagtatataaaatatttatcagAGTTTAGTACAGATGGAAGAAGGAtggaaatacaaaatacagtagtTCAGGGGTATGTTACTTTTAAAAGTAACTCACACTGATGATCTGGGCGAGACAATATGGCGCGTTTACACGCGTTCGGTTCGGGGCCAGGGTAGAAAAATAACACTTTAAAGCTCAAAGTCGCTCGTCATCGTgtcttattttaaatataaggaATTGTCCACGTCATTTGTGATGCAGTGTCTTAACGGAATGTTCTGATTCGATCAGTAAACTCTTGTCTTCCCGATAAGGGCAGTCGGCAATGTATGATCAGATCGATCAGCAAAGGAGTTGTCCAATTCAATTATTAACAAATCTTCGTTAGGTACGTACGCCAGTTTTAAGGCAAatccatatttttgtatttatgaAGACACGAATACTATACacggtaaaaaatatatatcagcATCTTAATCACAAAAAccataatgaaaattaaattaagtttgTAAGTTTGTAAACGAATTCAAAAGATTTTTGTGTACTATTAGCTAACGGAAATTTAAATTTACAAGAAGTGGCAAAGTCAACTGTCATCTTGACAAACGACAATTCACTTTgccactttttgtattttttaatttagaaagtAAACCAGCGTTAATACTACAGTCCACTTGAACAACACCTTTACTACACCTGAGACCAGCGAAGGTTTTACACGAATACTTTTCCTACATCGAAGATAAATCGGTATATAAACTATCAGTATACTAACATAATTCACTGTTTAAATAACGCAGACGAATTGTGGGATtctataaaaaactaaaaaaaattttcgTCTAATCCGAACTGCGTATTTATAGTAAACATATTATTAACAAACCTCTTTCCTCCCCATTTACAAGCCAAACCAGCCCGATGAAACAGAAAAGTTTTAATCCCCACAAACTGTTAGTTTTTTTCATTTTCCACGTTGTTTCTAGTAAAATATTCCGAACAAAATGATACAACAATCGCTGTACTTGGTTGTTTGTGTGTGATAAAATCTTTCTACCAATTTATTCGGCTATCGGGACGTGTGATCGCTTCGTATCCGTTTTTGGGAAATAATGATTGTTGATTTTGTAATTTACCTCAATTGATTCGAGTCATTAGGTAGCGCTATCAAATGATGAGTACTGGAAGTTTCCCTTAAAACGATTTAATTGATTGTTGTAGCtgaatatgtaggtaatattcATACCCCGGTTTGATGGATGCAATttggtttgacgtttaaaaagtGCGAGTACAAGTAAAACTTacctaaggtcaatgtggctaaatCCGTCATAGgtactattccgtccactagcgtttttctcgaacaacgaacaacattgataatgTCGTCGACAAATCAGCGATCGCTTTTAGTTGCAGCAATCAAAAGCATAtgttttttttcctacgattgtaaatcaaagaaatataggtacgctcgtggacggaatagtccctatgacgaaattagccacattgaccttaccaTAAGT
It contains:
- the LOC134794999 gene encoding uncharacterized protein LOC134794999; translated protein: MKKTNSLWGLKLFCFIGLVWLVNGEERENPFTTVVRKTLISTARSCMTKVNATEKDLEYLRKDPPYPEKAACILKCLLEKIGVVKNNKYSKNGFMAAVTPLVFRNKKKMEHMKTVSENCDKEVNHVESTPCELGNEITTCIFKYAPELHLKA